The sequence CGTTTGATAGGGATGGCGTTGAAGTAGGCGATAAGCCAGCGGAAGAACCTGGACTGGGCAAACAACTCCTCCTTGGCCAGAAAAAAACACTCGCGTCCGGCTGCGTGACCCACGAGTGGGGGATCAATGAAGTTCATGTGGTTGGAGGCGATGAGCACTGCTCCTTTCCGTGGAACGTAGGAGCGTCCATGCACCCGTACTCCAAACAGGAATCGTAAAGTGGGACCGACTATCGACCATCCAATCATCCAGCGCAACCTCATCACCCTTCTCCCATTCTTGTCATTACCTCTTCGTAGATAATATCTACTTGCTGGTCTATGGTGAGGTTGGTGGTCTCCACGTAGAATGCATCCGGTGTGTGAAGAAGCGGGCTTATCTTGCGATGGGAGTCTGTATCGTCTCGCTTTGCCAGGTTTGCTTTCACCTCTTCGATATCGCGGGAGATACCCCTTTCTTCCAGTTCTTTCTGACGGCGGCTGGCGCGCTCAACAAGATCACAGCTCATGAAGACCTTGAGGGCTGCGTCAGGGAAGACCACCGAGCCGATGTCCCTGCCCTCGCAGACCAGTTTGCGGTTGCGTCCTAACTGGCGCTGTTTGGCCACAAGGAACGCGCGCACCAACGCCCGTTCGGCAACAGGGGAGACCCAGCGATCTACCTCGTGGGAGCGAAGTTCATCTGAAAGACGCTTGCCGTTAAGGTAGACGTAAAGCTTGTAGTTGCGTATCTTAAATTCAAGCGGGGCATCCAGGAGGGCCTTTTGAAGAAGCCTGTCCGAGGCCTCGAGGGCGTCTTCTTGCAATAATAAATAGGTAACCGCACGATACATCGCGCCGGTATCCAGATAGACAACTCCCAGCTTTTTTGCGAGAAGTCTGGCGGTTGTGCTTTTGCCTGAAGAGGCGGTTCCGTCAATGGCTACAACACACTTCAAGTCAAGTAGTTCCTCCTTTTTTTAATCTTTACTGTCGACGGGTTTTTGCCCGTGCAGTTTACAATTATAGGCGATTTATGATACCTCGTCAAGCCCCGACCAGGAGATTCCGTGAAGAAGTACAGTCCGGCGAAGTGCCACCGTCTGGCGGAGGATTGACGCGGACGCCGCTTCGCGTAAGGAGGGGGTGATTGTGAGCTTTCATCCTCCCCCTGCCCGACAGGGGCACACTGTTCCATCAAGGGCGGGGAAACACCCCGTCATTGCGAGCGGCTGGAAGCCGCGAAGCAATCTCATATCTGGCAGGGTTCGAGGATTTGCCTCTAAGTGTCGGTCACCCAAGGGGGATGTAGAACAGGCTGGAAGCCTGTTCTTTAATATTTGCTCAGCCTGGAGAGGCTGAGCCACATTATCTTTTGCGATCTTTTGTCCCTTCGGGACAAAAGGAGCATTATTTTACCAGCAGTATCTTCTGCGTCTGCGCGAACTCTCCGGCCTGGAGGCGACAGAAGTATATACCGCCGCTAAGGGGGTTGCCCGCATCGTCATTTCCGTCCCAGCGAACAGAGTAGTTACCAGCCACTCTGAGGCCTTCTGCAAGGGTCTTGACCGGCCGGCCTGAGGTGTCAAATATCACGAGCTTTGTTCGCGATTTCTGAGGTATGACATACCGGATGATGCTCGTTTCACTGAATGGGTTTGGAGAGATCGACTCCAATCCGAAAGATGTAGATTCAGGAGTGCTTTCTTCTCCCACTCCAGGCTCAGGTAGCACCTCACGGTCATACACGGAGATATCTGCCGAATCCATGGTGCACGGCAGCCCTGCTGATTCTCTAAGGTAGGTTGTCCATCTTGAAAGATGGTTGTTGTAAAGGCTTCCCTGGCGGTCGGGATCGGTTTCATTCGGGTCCTTGGCAACCGGGGTAAGGATGAACTTGGCCGCATACCATGAGGAGGCAACCGGGTCGGTGGAGGCGAGTAGCATCTTTGTGTTGGTAAGATAGTTGAGATTGTTGGGGCCTTCGCCCGAGGTCCAGGTGGCGTCCACTATGGTCAAACGGGGCCAGGTAACCGCCATCACTCGCGCCACCAGAGCGTAATCACTGAAGAAGTAATTGTAATGCATGGCGTTGGAACCGCCGTAGCGCTGCTGTGCGTAGGCGGTGGTAAGCACCCCTATCCAGTTCTTAACACCGATGGTTGAACCGGCCAGGAAATGAGCCTTGAGCACCGGGAAGTCGATTATACAGAGCCGCTCCGCGTCATAGGACTCTAGATCAGGATCCCAGATGCCGTACCGTAAGGAGATGTAGTAGTTTCCGGAAGGGGAGCGGAACTTGGGGTAGGTGATCTTTGTCTCGGCTTCGTAGACGTATCCGTCGTTGTAGTCGCCTTCAGAATATTCTGAGGCCACATCGTTCCAGATGTATTTCCAGTCAAGGGTATCAACCGGATAACCCTTGGCCTTGAAGGTCGCAACGACATCCACTATTGATTGTTCCGGATCGTCGCCGTTGTTGTCTTGATCGTTGATGCCGGTGCCGATATCCTGCGTATTATCACATACAAGAATCTCACCACTGAACCCGTCGGGATGATTGAGTATCTGCCAGATGAGGCCTTTGATCCGATCGGAGTTGGTACCGTTCTGTGCGTTCCACTGGAAGTTGGCCTTGATGATTACTACATTGTCCGCGCCAACGATGCCGTTAGGGTGTTCGGTGGTCCGGTGCAGGAAGATATCTTTGGCGGCAAGCATCGCCAGAAGGGTGTCTACTGCCGGGTCTTTCAAGTAGGGGTCTGGAACGGATGCGTCGCCTGGGGCCAGTGAGCCGGACGTGGATGGGATGGAATCCATCACGAAGACGGTTGAGACCGGGTCTGAGATCTCCCAGGTGGGCAGTGATGAGGGTGCCTCCTTGGCCCCGGCAAGGCCGGGTGACGCTCCCAAGAACATGACTCCTACCAGCAAGATGGACACTGCAGAAAGCTTTGCAAATCTCTTTAAAAACAAGCCCCCGCCTAAAACCGCAATCACTGCCAGAAACCAAGTTGAAGCAAGGGGAAACGCCATCTGCTGGCAGGGGTAGGTCAGCCGCTTGGGATTCGTTCCGCTTCTGAGCAGGACCCAGAGAAACGCAAAGAACCCGGCTGTCCAGAACCACCAGTGCCGATTTTTGAACCCCTTTTTGCCTGAATCCATAATTAGCTCCTAACGATTGGTCTATAACAGATATATTCTAGCTTACTTTGCCTTCCCGTCAAGGGTCAAGGGAGGGGTGTTTAGTTATTGCAAGTACCTGACCAGGGCGCAGGCGGGGTATTCTCATGATTACTCCGAGCTGATGCTATTACCTTAAGGGAACAACACCCGTAACACACCTACCTCCCCCTTGATGGGGGAGAATAAAGGAGGTGGTGATTGTGGGCTTTCACCCTCTCTCTACCCCCTCCCATCAAGGAGTTTGTCGGAAAAGCGGTTTTCTGACAATTGCTTCGTATCGTCTATTCTGATCACCATCCGTTCACGATCTCTAACGCACGTAGTGCGAAGCTTTAGCTTCGCTGCGAGACTAAAGTCTCGCTCTACATGCTCATATCCTCAATTGAGGGTGATCAAAGGCCGTCTCAGATCAACGCGCGTCATTTATATGAGATCGCCGCGTCGCCTTGTGCCCCCTTCGGGTGCTTCGCTCCTCGCGATGACTGATAGGATTACAAGTTCCCTTTACGGATCTCTTTTCTCACAAAGGCGTTGAATGAGGAGCAGGCCTCGGCGTCCCGCTTCAGCCCTTCCGGATCTTGCTGCGCTCTTCTGCTCATGTAGGCATTAACCCTCTGGCGAAGTTCGTCGGGCAGTGGGCGGTCGTTTCCTCTACCATACCTGCTATCGGCTGGGTCGCCGAACATCGGGCGAACCTTGCAAATCCTCTCGTTTGCCTCCGCGGCACTCAGCCCTTCCTCTTTCGTAAACCTAAGGAAAAGTGCGTATACAAAGACCTCATCCACCTTTGACATCATCCTGCGCTCAAGATCGTGCATGTTCCACCACCACCGGATGTTCTGGTCCCGAACACCCTCTGCCCTCTTCTTGGCCAGTACGGTTTTGACTTTTTTATCTGTGGATTCTTTTTCTAAAAGCATATCGCCCAGGTTAGGCGGCAGGTTCATGGTGTCTTCCTTCCTTGCTTCTTCGGTTACCTTTGTGAACAGGTCTTTGAAGGTTCGCTTCGCCTTTGCCATGGACATTCCCATCATCTTCTGGAATATGGGCAGGTATTGATTCCTCAGATGTTTCTGGAGCGTGGATGTTTTTGCCATGTCCGTCTCCTTGGATACTAACCTACACCTGATCGGGGTCTTGTCAACGTGCCACTTGTTCTTCGAGTTGACATTCTCATCCTCACTGTTATAGTTACGTTATGGCTGATGCTGTTGCTACTAAGGAGTTAAGTACTGAGGAGATGACTCTTGAGATCAGACAGCTGGCTCGTGAACGACAGGCGCTTATCCTGGTTCATAACTATCAACTGCCGGAGATCCAGGACCTTGCCGATTATCTCGGCGATTCGCTTGATCTGGCCCGGCGTTCTGCCGAGGCCACGCATCCGGTAATATTATTCTGCGGTGTGCGTTTCATGGCCGAGACCGCCAAGATCCTTGCCCCGGACAAGATGGTTCTTCTGCCCCGCCCAGATGCGGGCTGCCCCATGGCCGACATGGCCGATGTTGAAGGTCTGCGCAACCTGAAGGCCGAACATCCGAATGCCAAGGTGGTTGCTTACGTCAACACCAACGCTGACATCAAGGCTGAGGTCGACGTCTGCTGCACCTCTGCCAACGCGGTAAAGGTGGTCGAAGGGGTGGATGCCGAAGAGATCATCTTCGTCCCTGACTGCAACCTTGCATCCTACGTCCAGCGTTTCACAAAGAAGAAGATAATCCCCTGGGCAGGATTCTGTCCGATTCACCGGCGGTTCACCGTGGAGGAGGTCAAAGCCGTGCGCGAGCGCTATCCTGACGCACTTATCATGGTCCATCCTGAATGCGATCCTGAGGTTATTGATCTGATTGATGAGGTTACCTCAACCAACGGAATGGTGAGACTTGCGCAATCATCCGATCGCAAACGCTTCATCGTGGGAACCGAGGAGGGGCTTATCTACCGTCTCAAGAAGGAGAACCCTGCCAAGGAGTTCTACTCGCTCGGCGCGCCCAAGGTCTGCGAGAACATGAAGAAGATAAGGCTTAAGCACGTTCTGGAGGCGCTAAAGAAGGATCAGTACCAGATCCAGGTTGACCCTTCCATCGCTTTCCGGGCACAAAAAGCACTGGATGAGATGCTGAGATACGTATGAGGTTCCAC is a genomic window of candidate division TA06 bacterium B3_TA06 containing:
- a CDS encoding cytidylate kinase, with product MKCVVAIDGTASSGKSTTARLLAKKLGVVYLDTGAMYRAVTYLLLQEDALEASDRLLQKALLDAPLEFKIRNYKLYVYLNGKRLSDELRSHEVDRWVSPVAERALVRAFLVAKQRQLGRNRKLVCEGRDIGSVVFPDAALKVFMSCDLVERASRRQKELEERGISRDIEEVKANLAKRDDTDSHRKISPLLHTPDAFYVETTNLTIDQQVDIIYEEVMTRMGEG
- a CDS encoding quinolinate synthase; this translates as MADAVATKELSTEEMTLEIRQLARERQALILVHNYQLPEIQDLADYLGDSLDLARRSAEATHPVILFCGVRFMAETAKILAPDKMVLLPRPDAGCPMADMADVEGLRNLKAEHPNAKVVAYVNTNADIKAEVDVCCTSANAVKVVEGVDAEEIIFVPDCNLASYVQRFTKKKIIPWAGFCPIHRRFTVEEVKAVRERYPDALIMVHPECDPEVIDLIDEVTSTNGMVRLAQSSDRKRFIVGTEEGLIYRLKKENPAKEFYSLGAPKVCENMKKIRLKHVLEALKKDQYQIQVDPSIAFRAQKALDEMLRYV